In a single window of the Anaerocolumna cellulosilytica genome:
- a CDS encoding HD domain-containing protein, giving the protein MKIRRPKLKADNSLFHEILRDVCLTTRVIESGQFIQHGNTSVLEHSILVAYVSYRVALKLKLPVKHRELIRGALLHDYFLYDWHEKDKNHRLHGFYHPFTALRNAERDVKLTAIERDIIKKHMFPLTLIPPRHMESLLVCLVDKFCATCETLYITSRDDKFWLKKAVVYSRARNRVT; this is encoded by the coding sequence ATGAAAATCAGACGCCCAAAATTAAAAGCAGATAACAGCCTGTTCCATGAAATTCTAAGAGACGTGTGCTTAACTACAAGGGTTATAGAGTCGGGACAGTTTATACAACATGGCAATACATCCGTATTAGAGCATAGTATACTTGTAGCATATGTAAGCTACCGGGTAGCGCTAAAACTTAAACTGCCAGTAAAACATAGAGAATTAATCAGAGGAGCACTGCTGCATGATTATTTTTTATACGATTGGCATGAAAAAGATAAAAACCATAGACTTCATGGCTTTTATCATCCTTTTACAGCATTACGAAATGCAGAAAGAGATGTTAAGCTAACTGCAATTGAAAGGGATATTATAAAAAAGCATATGTTTCCCTTAACACTGATACCGCCCAGACATATGGAAAGCCTGTTGGTATGCCTGGTTGATAAGTTCTGTGCAACTTGTGAAACGCTCTATATCACAAGCAGAGACGATAAGTTCTGGTTAAAAAAAGCAGTGGTGTACAGCAGAGCAAGAAATAGAGTTACGTAG
- a CDS encoding ABC transporter ATP-binding protein — MRSLKDIQILTDKGYEDLKKAITACTITNLSLMLPFGITIQVFGEMLKPFLGEEISWKKMWLLFGLGVAAAILVFIANKNDYKKTYVASYKESEATRVRVAEHIRKLPMSFFNSKDLSELTTNIMGDCATTEHVLSHVIPQLCANGISMTLVCIMLAFFEWRLALTVFITVPIAFLIILGSKKLQDKLSQKHIEAKLKASDQVQEYLEGIKVIKACGLDGEKFSALDNALKVMMKMAIRMEVVTGIFVTGAQMIVQAGVGLTVFTGTYLLTGGEIELIPLLMFFLIVVRIYGPILVELTLLPELLYLQMSTKRMRTLMSTPIMTGDGEKQIKDFTIQLNNISFRYNHTEENNQAVIKNMTATIPSGKITALVGPSGCGKSTVSKLIARFWDVDTGSITIGGVNIKTLDPEHLMGYMSFVFQDVVLFHDTIYNNIRIGNLNATKEQVTEAAKAANCDSFIDRLPGGYDTVLGENGGTLSGGERQRISIARALLKNAPIVLLDEATASLDPENEVYIQEAISRLIEGKTVIVIAHRLRTVVTADKIIVLQEGEILEEGIHEILIKKKGLYEHLYHIQQESLGWSV, encoded by the coding sequence ATGCGTAGTTTAAAAGACATACAAATCCTTACGGATAAGGGGTATGAAGATTTAAAGAAGGCAATAACTGCCTGCACGATAACCAATCTCTCTCTTATGCTGCCCTTTGGTATTACTATTCAGGTTTTTGGTGAGATGCTAAAGCCCTTTTTAGGAGAAGAAATCTCTTGGAAAAAGATGTGGTTGTTATTCGGGCTTGGTGTTGCAGCAGCTATTCTGGTATTCATTGCTAATAAGAATGACTATAAAAAGACATATGTAGCCTCCTATAAGGAGTCAGAAGCAACCAGAGTACGGGTGGCAGAGCACATCAGAAAACTGCCTATGAGCTTTTTTAATTCCAAAGATTTATCCGAGCTTACAACCAATATTATGGGGGATTGTGCAACCACGGAGCATGTATTAAGCCATGTCATTCCTCAGCTTTGTGCCAACGGTATTTCTATGACTCTGGTATGCATAATGCTGGCTTTCTTTGAGTGGAGACTGGCCTTGACTGTATTTATTACCGTGCCCATTGCTTTCTTGATTATATTAGGCAGTAAGAAACTACAGGATAAACTTAGCCAGAAGCATATAGAAGCGAAACTGAAAGCTTCGGATCAGGTGCAGGAGTATCTGGAAGGTATTAAGGTTATCAAAGCCTGCGGATTGGATGGTGAAAAATTCTCAGCACTGGACAATGCACTTAAAGTAATGATGAAGATGGCAATTCGTATGGAAGTTGTAACCGGAATTTTTGTAACTGGAGCCCAGATGATTGTACAGGCAGGAGTAGGTTTAACTGTATTTACAGGTACCTATCTGCTGACAGGGGGGGAAATAGAATTAATACCTTTACTTATGTTTTTCTTGATTGTTGTGAGGATATATGGTCCTATCTTGGTAGAATTAACACTATTACCAGAACTTTTATATCTTCAGATGTCAACAAAACGTATGAGGACGTTAATGTCTACTCCGATTATGACAGGAGACGGAGAAAAGCAGATAAAGGACTTTACCATACAACTTAATAATATATCGTTCCGTTATAACCATACAGAAGAAAATAATCAGGCGGTTATAAAGAATATGACAGCGACTATTCCTTCTGGGAAAATTACTGCGCTGGTTGGCCCTTCCGGTTGCGGAAAAAGTACGGTCTCCAAATTAATCGCCAGGTTCTGGGATGTAGATACCGGCAGTATTACCATAGGAGGAGTGAATATAAAGACCCTTGATCCAGAACACCTTATGGGGTATATGTCCTTTGTATTTCAGGATGTAGTACTGTTTCATGATACAATTTATAACAATATCCGTATCGGTAATCTAAATGCAACCAAAGAACAGGTAACGGAAGCCGCCAAAGCCGCCAACTGTGATTCATTTATCGACAGATTGCCTGGGGGCTATGATACAGTGCTTGGAGAAAACGGGGGCACTTTATCCGGTGGAGAACGCCAGCGTATATCCATAGCCAGAGCATTGTTAAAGAATGCACCTATTGTCTTGTTAGATGAAGCCACGGCTTCTTTGGATCCGGAGAATGAGGTCTATATACAGGAGGCTATATCGAGGCTGATTGAAGGGAAAACGGTTATAGTAATAGCACACAGACTTAGAACAGTAGTTACTGCCGACAAAATTATCGTATTGCAGGAAGGAGAAATTTTAGAGGAAGGAATCCACGAAATTCTAATTAAGAAAAAGGGGCTCTATGAGCACCTGTATCATATACAGCAGGAAAGCTTAGGCTGGAGTGTATAG